The genomic segment AATGATCACGCGGCGGGAGACACGGCAGATCCAGGTGGGTTCCATGAAAATCGGTGGGGATGCACCGGTCTCGGTGCAGTCGATGACCAAGACCGATACGCGGAATGTCGAGGCCACCGTCGATCAGATCTGGGCCTTGGAGGCGGCGGGCTGCGAGCTGGTCCGGGTGGCGGTCCCGGATGAAGAAGCTGCGGCGGCCCTCAAGGAGATCCGGCCCCAAATACGCATCCCCCTCATTGCTGATATCCACTTTAATTACCGGCTGGCCTTGATGGCGCTGGAGGAGGGTGTGGACGGCCTGCGTCTCAATCCCGGCAATATCGGAGCGCGGTGGAAGGTAGAAGAGGTCGTCCGGGCTGCCCGAGACCGCCGAGTCTCGATCCGCATCGGGGTTAACGCCGGCTCCTTGGAGAAAGAACTGATGGAGAAATACGGCGAGCCGACGCCCGAAGCGATGGTAGAAAGCGCACTGAAACACATCCGGATACTCGAGGACCTCGACTATCCCGAGATCAAGGTCTCCCTCAAGGCATCGCACCCGCCCATGATGATTGCCGCCTACCGCTTGCTCGCCGAGAAAGTGGACTATTCCTTTCACCTGGGCGTCACCGAGGCGGGGACCGCCTTTCCGGGGACTGTGAAATCCGCGGTCGGGATGGGTGCACTCCTGTCCCAGGGGATCGGCGATACCATCCGGGTCTCCCTCACCGAGGACTGCGTCGAAGAGATTAAGGTCGGGTTCGAGATCCTGAAGGCCCTGGACCTGAGGAAGCGGGGGCTCAACATCATCGCCTGCCCCTCCTGCGGGCGGGTGGAGATTGATATTATGGGGCTCACCAAGGAGGTGGAGCGCCGTTTGGCTGAACTTGGCCTAAAGAAGTCGATAAATGTGGCGGTGATGGGCTGCGCCGTGAACGGCCCGGGCGAGGCGCGGGGGGCAGATATCGGCATTGCCGGTGGTAACGGAGTCGGTATCCTCATCAAAAAGGGGCAGATCATCCGGAAGGTGAAGGAGGAACAGCTAGCCGACGCCCTCGTCGAGGAACTTCAGAAGATGGCCG from the Candidatus Methylomirabilota bacterium genome contains:
- the ispG gene encoding flavodoxin-dependent (E)-4-hydroxy-3-methylbut-2-enyl-diphosphate synthase; the protein is MITRRETRQIQVGSMKIGGDAPVSVQSMTKTDTRNVEATVDQIWALEAAGCELVRVAVPDEEAAAALKEIRPQIRIPLIADIHFNYRLALMALEEGVDGLRLNPGNIGARWKVEEVVRAARDRRVSIRIGVNAGSLEKELMEKYGEPTPEAMVESALKHIRILEDLDYPEIKVSLKASHPPMMIAAYRLLAEKVDYSFHLGVTEAGTAFPGTVKSAVGMGALLSQGIGDTIRVSLTEDCVEEIKVGFEILKALDLRKRGLNIIACPSCGRVEIDIMGLTKEVERRLAELGLKKSINVAVMGCAVNGPGEARGADIGIAGGNGVGILIKKGQIIRKVKEEQLADALVEELQKMAASGEVEDISPGAEDLLTILPKE